In Tsuneonella dongtanensis, a single window of DNA contains:
- the ald gene encoding alanine dehydrogenase has product MRIGCPKEIKNHEYRVGLTPESVRELTANGHEVWVETGAGLGIGSTDADYRACGATIQPDAKTVFDGCEMIVKVKEPQAVERAMLREGQVLYTYLHLAPDPEQTADLVKSGVTAIAYETVTGPGGSLPLLKPMSQVAGRMSIQAGATALEKANGGRGVLLGGVPGVLPGRVMVIGGGVVGFNAAQMAVGLGADVTILDRDPEVLERLGVHFESRAKTRFSNQANIEQMICEAELVIGAVLIPGAAAPKLVTRDMLKCMKPGAVLVDVAIDQGGCFETSRPTTHAEPTYVVDEVVHYCVANMPGAVARTSTYALNNVTLPHALRMANLGWKAALKANAHLAEGLNVHAGKVTYKAVADELGYDYLPVAEAVN; this is encoded by the coding sequence ATGCGCATCGGCTGCCCCAAGGAAATCAAGAATCACGAATATCGCGTCGGGCTGACCCCCGAGAGCGTCCGCGAATTGACCGCCAACGGGCACGAGGTCTGGGTCGAAACCGGCGCGGGTCTCGGCATCGGGTCGACCGACGCAGATTACCGGGCGTGCGGCGCGACGATCCAGCCCGACGCGAAGACGGTATTCGACGGCTGCGAGATGATCGTGAAGGTCAAGGAGCCGCAGGCGGTCGAGCGCGCGATGCTGCGCGAGGGGCAGGTCCTCTATACGTACCTCCACCTCGCTCCCGATCCCGAGCAGACCGCCGACCTCGTCAAGTCGGGCGTAACCGCGATCGCCTATGAGACGGTGACCGGTCCCGGCGGTTCGCTGCCGCTCCTCAAGCCGATGAGCCAGGTCGCCGGGCGGATGAGCATTCAGGCCGGCGCAACCGCGCTCGAAAAGGCCAACGGCGGGCGCGGGGTGCTGCTCGGCGGCGTTCCGGGCGTGCTTCCGGGCCGGGTCATGGTCATCGGCGGCGGCGTGGTGGGCTTCAATGCCGCGCAGATGGCCGTCGGCCTGGGTGCCGACGTGACCATCCTCGATCGCGATCCCGAAGTTCTTGAGCGCCTCGGCGTGCATTTCGAAAGCAGGGCCAAGACGCGGTTCTCCAACCAGGCCAACATCGAGCAGATGATCTGCGAGGCGGAGCTTGTGATCGGCGCGGTCCTGATCCCCGGCGCGGCGGCGCCCAAGCTCGTCACGCGCGACATGCTCAAGTGCATGAAGCCGGGCGCGGTGCTGGTCGATGTCGCAATCGACCAGGGCGGCTGCTTCGAGACCAGCCGGCCGACGACCCATGCCGAGCCGACCTACGTGGTGGACGAGGTGGTGCATTACTGCGTCGCCAACATGCCCGGCGCGGTCGCGCGCACGAGCACCTATGCGCTCAATAACGTCACCCTGCCGCATGCTCTGCGGATGGCGAACTTGGGCTGGAAGGCCGCGCTCAAGGCCAACGCCCATCTCGCGGAAGGGCTCAACGTCCACGCCGGGAAGGTGACCTACAAGGCGGTCGCCGACGAGCTGGGCTACGATTACCTGCCGGTCGCCGAGGCGGTGAACTGA
- a CDS encoding zinc-ribbon domain-containing protein produces MIIACPACATRYVVPDSAIGAEGRTVRCAKCRHSWFQDGPALAPPEPAEAPVSPPAPRSAAEPMQEAVPAPSASDDPAPRVESDAQEPEENFAAPPVYDEPPPPTVVETAPAPQVSEPEVYGEEVSQFDYEPPFRPRRNMMKVWTIAAGAFAVLALGTVGAVSYWGLPDWVPISRPTFALEQPDLVMDFPKAQQERRTLPNGTEYFGASGTVKNVGRETRKVPSILIVLSDARDRIVYSWEIASPKPALAPGETVTINEAVTDIPKSARYVAIGWKPD; encoded by the coding sequence ATGATCATCGCCTGCCCCGCCTGCGCGACGCGCTACGTCGTGCCGGACAGCGCCATCGGCGCGGAAGGCAGGACCGTGCGCTGCGCGAAATGCCGCCACAGCTGGTTCCAGGACGGACCGGCGCTTGCTCCGCCCGAACCGGCCGAAGCCCCGGTGTCGCCCCCCGCGCCGCGGTCAGCCGCCGAGCCCATGCAAGAGGCAGTGCCTGCACCGTCGGCGTCCGACGATCCCGCGCCGCGCGTGGAATCCGATGCGCAAGAGCCCGAAGAGAATTTTGCCGCTCCGCCGGTGTACGACGAGCCGCCGCCGCCGACGGTCGTCGAGACCGCACCCGCACCGCAGGTGAGCGAGCCCGAGGTTTACGGCGAAGAAGTCTCCCAGTTCGACTACGAGCCGCCGTTCCGCCCGCGACGCAACATGATGAAGGTCTGGACCATCGCGGCCGGCGCCTTCGCGGTGCTGGCGCTGGGTACCGTCGGGGCGGTCAGCTACTGGGGTCTGCCCGACTGGGTGCCGATCAGCCGTCCGACTTTCGCGCTCGAGCAGCCCGACCTGGTGATGGACTTCCCGAAGGCGCAGCAGGAGCGCCGCACCCTGCCGAACGGGACCGAATATTTCGGCGCCAGCGGCACGGTGAAGAACGTGGGCCGCGAAACGCGCAAGGTCCCCTCGATCCTGATCGTCCTCAGCGATGCGCGCGACCGGATCGTCTATTCCTGGGAGATCGCCTCGCCCAAGCCGGCACTCGCCCCCGGCGAGACGGTGACGATCAACGAAGCCGTCACCGACATCCCCAAGTCCGCGCGCTACGTCGCGATCGGCTGGAAGCCCGACTGA
- the ftsE gene encoding cell division ATP-binding protein FtsE, producing MTGEGGEVVTFDNVGLRYGADREILSDVSFTLHPGGFYFLTGASGAGKTSMLKLLYLAQRPSRGAIRMFGTDVITLPRERLPLFRRRLGVVFQDFRLVSHLSAFDNVALPLRVSGVRESELRQPVTDMLEWVGLAHRIDARPATLSGGEQQRVAIARAVIGRPDMLVADEPTGNVDPDMALKLLRLFEALNRLGTTVVVATHDVHLLRKVPDSLIMRLDKGRLSDPTGALRFPPRREARRLSEEDFA from the coding sequence ATGACCGGCGAGGGGGGCGAAGTGGTGACGTTCGACAACGTGGGTCTGCGCTACGGGGCGGACCGCGAGATCCTGAGCGACGTTTCTTTCACGCTGCACCCGGGCGGCTTCTATTTCCTCACCGGCGCGAGTGGCGCGGGCAAGACCTCGATGCTCAAGCTACTGTACCTCGCCCAGCGGCCTTCGCGCGGCGCGATCCGGATGTTCGGCACCGACGTCATCACGCTCCCGCGCGAGCGCCTGCCGCTGTTCCGCCGGCGGCTGGGGGTCGTGTTCCAGGACTTCCGGCTGGTTTCGCACCTTTCGGCCTTCGACAACGTCGCGCTGCCGCTTCGGGTATCGGGCGTGCGCGAGAGCGAACTGCGCCAGCCGGTGACCGACATGCTCGAATGGGTCGGCCTCGCCCACCGCATCGATGCGCGTCCCGCGACGCTTTCCGGCGGCGAGCAACAGCGCGTGGCGATCGCGCGCGCCGTGATCGGGCGGCCCGACATGCTGGTCGCCGACGAGCCGACCGGCAACGTCGATCCCGACATGGCATTGAAGCTGCTGCGGCTGTTCGAGGCGCTCAACCGGCTGGGCACAACCGTGGTCGTGGCGACCCACGACGTCCATTTGCTGCGCAAGGTACCGGATTCGCTCATCATGCGGCTCGACAAGGGGCGGTTGTCGGACCCGACCGGCGCGCTGCGCTTCCCGCCCCGCCGCGAGGCCCGCCGGTTGAGCGAGGAGGATTTCGCGTGA
- a CDS encoding OprO/OprP family phosphate-selective porin, giving the protein MTKTRLTISTLAVAVAAGWAVPAAAQDAAAVAQELAQMRAQMAAMASRIDTLEAQLQAAKAEAQAATTAASAATASAAAATEATKAESATKIAFKGAPEITAKGGWSFKPRGRLQMDTGFVDAPDSTGRPDGFGSTLRRARLGMQGDIPGGFGYKFEVDFAGDTVTLTDAFLTYKDGALTVTAGQHNSFQSLEELTSSLHTSFIERAAFTDAFGFERRLGLSAEIAKGDLLLQGGVFTDNNSALPTGNVGLDGRIVFAPKVGKGQLHLGGSVHHYSIDNAGSTVRYRQRPLVAFTAERFINTGNMTAKGERGYGLEAAYIGGPLHVAGEAFWQRVDRPGALADPTFFGGYAEIGLFLTKGDTRGYKGGTFDRVKPKNPVGKGGFGAVQVNLRYDHLDLIDAGIVGGKQAGYQGSIVWTLTDYTKLLLNYGRMQYTDAFYAAAGGDRSYGVDVVGMRAQIDF; this is encoded by the coding sequence GTGACCAAGACCCGCCTGACGATCTCGACACTCGCCGTGGCAGTGGCCGCGGGATGGGCGGTCCCCGCCGCGGCGCAGGACGCAGCCGCGGTGGCGCAGGAACTGGCCCAGATGCGCGCGCAGATGGCCGCGATGGCCAGCCGCATCGACACGCTGGAGGCCCAGCTCCAGGCCGCCAAGGCCGAGGCGCAGGCGGCCACCACCGCAGCAAGCGCGGCGACCGCCAGCGCGGCCGCGGCAACCGAAGCGACCAAGGCCGAATCCGCCACGAAGATTGCCTTCAAGGGCGCGCCCGAAATCACCGCCAAGGGCGGCTGGAGCTTCAAGCCCCGCGGTCGGCTGCAGATGGACACCGGCTTCGTCGACGCGCCCGACAGCACCGGCCGGCCCGATGGATTCGGCAGCACGTTGCGGCGCGCGCGCCTGGGCATGCAGGGCGATATCCCCGGCGGCTTCGGCTACAAGTTCGAGGTCGATTTCGCTGGCGACACGGTAACGCTGACAGACGCTTTCCTGACGTACAAGGACGGCGCGCTGACGGTGACCGCGGGCCAGCACAACAGCTTCCAGTCGCTCGAAGAACTGACCAGCAGCCTCCACACCTCTTTCATCGAGCGCGCGGCCTTCACCGACGCGTTCGGTTTCGAGCGCCGGCTAGGCCTGTCGGCGGAGATCGCCAAGGGCGACCTGCTGCTCCAAGGCGGCGTCTTCACCGACAACAACAGCGCGCTGCCCACCGGCAACGTCGGGCTTGACGGGCGGATCGTGTTTGCGCCGAAAGTGGGCAAGGGCCAGCTCCACCTCGGCGGCTCGGTCCACCACTATTCGATCGACAATGCCGGCTCGACCGTGCGCTACCGCCAGCGTCCGCTGGTCGCCTTCACCGCCGAGCGGTTCATCAACACCGGCAACATGACGGCCAAGGGAGAGCGCGGCTACGGGCTCGAGGCGGCCTACATCGGCGGGCCGCTGCACGTCGCCGGAGAGGCGTTCTGGCAGCGCGTCGACCGCCCCGGCGCTCTCGCCGATCCCACATTCTTCGGCGGCTATGCCGAGATCGGCTTGTTCCTCACCAAGGGCGACACCCGCGGGTACAAGGGCGGCACGTTCGATCGCGTAAAGCCGAAGAACCCGGTCGGGAAGGGCGGTTTCGGCGCCGTCCAGGTCAACCTGCGCTACGATCACCTCGACCTGATTGATGCCGGAATCGTCGGCGGCAAGCAGGCCGGATACCAGGGCAGCATCGTCTGGACTCTGACCGATTACACCAAGCTTTTGCTCAACTACGGCCGCATGCAGTATACCGACGCGTTCTATGCGGCGGCAGGCGGCGATCGCTCGTACGGCGTCGATGTGGTCGGTATGCGCGCCCAGATCGATTTCTGA
- a CDS encoding lysophospholipid acyltransferase family protein, protein MAVVRSIVFYIVFYLGSLAYTSASLAVLPFDRAAFRRVVRGWARFQRRCVTGILGMTIREEGERPPPGPVLYAIKHESFFEAIDLPALLDEPAVFAKEELFRIPLWGASARAFGIVPVARDQGARALRAMIAAAKMHSEAGRPLAIFPEGTRVPHGTRPQLQSGFAGLYKMLGLPVIPVAVDSGPLYHRPWKRKGTITYRFGEPIPPGLPRDEAEARVHAAMNALNSPASAGGSNSVV, encoded by the coding sequence ATGGCCGTCGTGCGCAGCATCGTCTTTTACATCGTGTTCTACCTGGGCTCGCTCGCGTACACGAGCGCTTCGCTGGCCGTGCTGCCGTTCGATCGAGCGGCATTCCGCCGCGTCGTGCGGGGCTGGGCACGCTTCCAGCGGCGGTGCGTGACCGGGATCCTCGGCATGACCATCCGCGAGGAAGGCGAGCGGCCTCCGCCGGGTCCGGTACTCTATGCGATCAAGCACGAGAGCTTCTTCGAAGCGATCGACCTGCCCGCGCTGCTCGATGAGCCTGCCGTCTTCGCCAAGGAGGAGCTTTTCCGCATTCCGCTGTGGGGCGCTTCGGCTCGTGCGTTCGGCATCGTGCCGGTGGCGCGGGACCAGGGGGCGAGGGCGCTGCGCGCGATGATCGCCGCTGCGAAGATGCACTCGGAAGCCGGGAGGCCGCTGGCTATCTTCCCGGAAGGGACGCGGGTGCCGCACGGCACGCGGCCGCAACTGCAGTCGGGCTTTGCCGGGCTTTACAAGATGCTCGGGCTCCCGGTTATCCCCGTCGCGGTGGACAGCGGCCCGCTCTACCACCGACCGTGGAAGCGCAAGGGAACCATCACCTATCGCTTCGGCGAGCCGATCCCGCCCGGCCTCCCGCGCGACGAAGCCGAGGCGCGCGTTCACGCGGCGATGAACGCGCTCAATTCGCCTGCATCCGCAGGCGGCAGCAACTCAGTGGTCTGA
- a CDS encoding YdcF family protein — MIARVGAFVLLLYLLGFLWFAAALPQPVAGGKTDAVVVPTGGPGRIDRGLAVLRDRDAREMLVTGVDREVKPREFAEEYRVSAATMRCCITLGFAAVDTRTNASETAAWVEKRNYKSLRLVTTDWHMRRAARELARTLPDNVTILRDAVPSRPRLGVLFLEYNKLLASTLAQFLPE; from the coding sequence ATGATCGCGCGCGTAGGTGCTTTCGTCCTCCTGCTCTACCTGCTGGGATTCCTGTGGTTCGCCGCCGCCTTGCCGCAGCCGGTCGCGGGCGGGAAGACCGACGCGGTGGTGGTCCCCACCGGCGGACCAGGCCGTATCGATCGCGGGCTGGCCGTGCTGCGCGACCGCGATGCGCGTGAGATGCTCGTCACGGGAGTCGACCGCGAGGTCAAGCCGAGGGAGTTCGCGGAGGAATACCGGGTGTCGGCCGCGACTATGCGCTGCTGCATCACCCTTGGCTTCGCGGCGGTGGACACCCGGACCAATGCCTCCGAGACCGCCGCATGGGTGGAGAAGCGGAACTACAAGTCGCTGCGCCTTGTCACCACCGACTGGCACATGCGGCGGGCGGCGCGCGAGCTGGCGCGCACCTTGCCCGATAACGTGACGATCCTGCGCGACGCGGTGCCCTCGCGCCCGCGGCTCGGCGTGCTGTTCCTCGAATACAACAAGCTGCTCGCCTCGACGCTGGCGCAGTTCCTTCCGGAGTGA
- a CDS encoding prephenate/arogenate dehydrogenase family protein, protein MSFSRVAVIGLGLLGGSVGLAIAESLPDCATTGYDADPDVRRRAAERGLVGTVCATAAEAVAGADLIVFCVPVGAMAAAAVEIADALPADAIVSDVGSSKAAVGEALRGALPGATVIPAHPVAGTERSGPDAGFAHLFRHRWCILTPPADADPEAVAKLSEFWRALGANVEIMDAAHHDLVLAVTSHIPHLIAYTIVGTASDLEEVTRGEVIKYSAGGFRDFTRIAASDPVMWRDVFLTNRDAVLEMLGRFTEDLTALQRAIRRGDGEALFDLFARTREIRRSIVEQGQDDARPDFGRSDH, encoded by the coding sequence ATGAGCTTTTCGCGGGTAGCGGTGATCGGGCTGGGGCTGCTCGGCGGTTCGGTCGGCCTGGCCATCGCCGAGAGTCTGCCGGACTGTGCCACGACCGGATACGATGCCGATCCCGACGTGCGCCGCCGGGCTGCCGAGCGGGGCCTTGTCGGCACGGTCTGCGCCACTGCCGCCGAAGCGGTCGCCGGGGCCGACCTGATCGTCTTCTGCGTGCCCGTAGGCGCGATGGCAGCCGCTGCCGTCGAGATCGCCGATGCGCTCCCCGCCGATGCGATCGTCAGCGATGTTGGCTCTTCCAAGGCTGCGGTCGGCGAAGCGCTGCGCGGCGCGCTGCCTGGCGCAACCGTGATCCCGGCGCATCCCGTCGCGGGTACCGAACGAAGCGGGCCCGACGCCGGCTTCGCGCACCTGTTCCGCCATCGCTGGTGCATCCTCACCCCGCCGGCCGACGCCGACCCCGAAGCGGTCGCGAAGCTGTCCGAATTCTGGCGTGCGCTCGGCGCGAACGTCGAGATCATGGACGCCGCGCACCACGACCTCGTGCTCGCCGTGACGAGCCATATCCCCCACCTGATCGCCTACACGATCGTCGGAACCGCATCCGATCTCGAGGAAGTGACCCGCGGCGAAGTGATCAAGTACTCGGCGGGCGGCTTTCGCGATTTCACCCGGATCGCCGCGAGCGACCCGGTGATGTGGCGCGACGTGTTCCTGACCAATCGCGACGCGGTGCTCGAAATGCTCGGGCGCTTCACCGAAGACCTGACCGCGCTCCAGCGGGCGATCCGGCGCGGTGACGGCGAGGCGCTGTTCGACCTTTTCGCCCGGACCCGCGAGATCCGCCGGTCGATCGTCGAGCAGGGCCAGGACGACGCCAGGCCCGACTTCGGTCGCTCAGACCACTGA
- a CDS encoding cell division protein FtsX: MKRPPVLARAVARSLVPFGGSRAAQLVPQARLAGPMPWVIAIMVALTTVAAAGGLALSNLAQSARGELSGAATVQVVEPLKAERDRQARAAETALAALPEVASIRLVPEGELDSLLEPWLGSEADGTVAVPVPALIDVELHGPADGARLAKLRTALSGVAPAARVDAQSTWLRPVFSAIRSLQYLAIALVVLLALTSAAAVLLAARSALGSNRGTIEIVHLLGGTDAQIARIFQRSIAFDAAAGGAVGLALGMGAIFVLGGQFAALGSGMVAGGGLGPVDWFLIAAIPLAGVAIAMLTARLTVLGALRKML, translated from the coding sequence GTGAAGCGCCCTCCCGTTCTCGCCCGCGCCGTCGCGCGCAGCCTGGTTCCGTTCGGCGGCAGCCGCGCGGCGCAACTGGTCCCGCAGGCACGGCTCGCCGGGCCAATGCCGTGGGTCATCGCGATCATGGTCGCGTTGACCACCGTGGCCGCAGCCGGCGGCCTGGCGCTGAGCAACCTCGCCCAGAGCGCGCGCGGCGAGCTTTCGGGTGCGGCGACCGTGCAGGTCGTCGAGCCGCTGAAAGCCGAGCGCGATCGCCAAGCGCGGGCGGCTGAAACCGCGCTGGCCGCGCTGCCGGAAGTCGCGAGCATCCGCCTTGTGCCCGAAGGGGAACTCGACTCGCTGCTTGAGCCCTGGCTGGGGTCCGAGGCCGACGGTACCGTGGCGGTTCCGGTGCCTGCCTTGATCGACGTCGAACTGCACGGCCCGGCAGACGGGGCGCGGCTTGCCAAGCTGCGCACCGCGCTTTCGGGGGTCGCTCCCGCAGCACGGGTCGATGCGCAGTCGACCTGGCTCAGGCCCGTCTTTTCAGCCATCCGGTCGCTCCAATACCTGGCGATAGCGCTCGTGGTCCTGTTGGCATTGACGAGCGCGGCGGCGGTGTTGCTGGCCGCGCGCAGCGCGCTTGGCAGCAACCGTGGCACCATCGAGATCGTTCACCTGCTCGGCGGTACCGATGCCCAAATCGCGCGGATTTTCCAGCGCTCGATCGCCTTCGACGCAGCCGCAGGCGGGGCGGTCGGCCTGGCGCTCGGCATGGGCGCGATATTCGTGCTCGGCGGGCAGTTCGCCGCGCTGGGTTCGGGTATGGTCGCGGGCGGGGGGCTGGGCCCGGTCGACTGGTTCCTGATCGCCGCGATCCCGCTTGCCGGAGTGGCCATTGCGATGCTTACCGCGCGGCTGACCGTGCTCGGCGCGCTGAGGAAGATGTTATGA